Below is a genomic region from Xiphophorus hellerii strain 12219 chromosome 1, Xiphophorus_hellerii-4.1, whole genome shotgun sequence.
TAGTCTTGAGAAGTGATGCTCCGAGTGTTAAGTTGATGACGGAAAGTAAGTTACCGCATTTAGCGTGCTGTTTGTTTACGCTAGATTCAGTTTGTtatatgtttaaatatatatgtttaaacTACGGGAGAACAGGTATGCGATGTTGTGGGGCGTTCTGAGCGCTGGGAACTCAGTTGAGCCTGCTCAGCATTCATAGGTTTACCTTAAATCTTATTATTTGTAATTGCATTTCGGCCAGCAACTGTTATTGCTTTCAATTGAGTTATTGCGGCAGATATAGTAATTAAAGGCATGCGCTGCCAGTTGCCGCCGTTGTGTAGGGATTTTATCTGGCCACATGATGGCGCCAAAGGGCCTCTTATGTTAAATCGAGCCAAAGGGCTGTCTGCGCTCCTGTCTTTTTTCACCGAAGTTGCGCCTAATGATGTAACCTTTACGTGAATTGAGTTATTTGTGTATGTTGTGGATTTACATGCAAATGTGGATGGTTGAGTTTATTTCTTATTAGAtattttgtttgagtttgtatTAGTGGAACCTCTATTCCTGTAATACATTAGCCTAATGggcatttatttgttattacaGACTACTGGCAACACTGAGCATCACCACGAATAAACCAGATCGCATCTAAGTCAAGTTTGATCTCATGTCCTCCTTCCTGTATCCTGACCGATACACCATCCTGTTTGCTGCAAATAACCTAAGAACCTAACCTAATTAACACTGGTCCTTCGAGCCGGATAGAAGCTATCAGGATGGAGCCAGACAGAGCGTCATTCCCTGATGTGAGACCTAAACGGCAGTCACGCCGACCAAGTCGATTTGATGACTTTGAAGTTGAGTACACACATCATTCCATTAGAGAAATGCCACATTGGGAAATCCCACCACCTATCCCAAGACATGTGGAACACCAACCTCAGTATAGCACTGCACCACCTCGCTACGGTGATAGTGATGTAACCTGCTCTCCTACTTCTCCTCAGCTGGAGAGAAGTGAACAAGGGAGGAACTTTAGGGATCTCACGCCTGAAGTTTTCCCCTACAACCTGCTAGAGACGCCCATCCAACCCTCTCATACAGGATTCAGAGCTTTGCAGGTGGAAAGAGAGAAGCTACTTCAATCACAGGAAGTTCTACAGGAGGGCCTGAGAGAACTTAATGAAGCAAGGAGTGATATCAAAGCACTGATTGAAGTTGCTCACTCACTGAGAAAGGATATGGCTCAGCTGACTGCCTCAAAATATCCCATTTATCAGCCCCCTATGAGCAGCTCAGAAAGGGTGTACACCACTAACACAAGGCCGATtaaagatgaagatgaggaggagtgGCCTGATCCACCTCCGTGGCCTGAACCGGGAGAGGAGCTGCACACAGGATTCTCCAAACTAAAGGTTGAAGAACAGTATTCAGATTATGGCTTACAGTACTACCCCCCGCCTAATACAGCATCTTTGCCCCGTAAATCCTTTCTGCCAACACGCATCCCTCAGGAGCACAGAGGAAATGTGTTCCACGCTTCTTCGCAACATGTTGAGCCATCCTCAAAGTGGGCATCAATAAATGCAGGCCTGCTGCAACCAAACCCTGTTCAGGTTGAACCCCATACTTCAGTGACGGGGGCAGCGTGTGAGATGTCGAATTGGCATAATTCAGCCCCACCTCTTTCATCTGAGGCGGTATATAGGGGGCCCAAACCAACAATCCCGAAGTTCCTTCATTCAGATCCTACTGAGTTTGCCAGGCTCCGAATGGCCCTGGAGAACCTACTCCCTCGTAACGCAACCGAGCTCTTTAAGTATCAAATACTTGTGGACCATCTTAAGTTTGATGAAGCTCGACTAATAGCTGATGCTTACCTGAATTCACCAAAGCCTTATACTGATACCATGGCTGCCCTCCATGATAAATTTGGACAACCTCATCAGCTTGCTTTAAGGAAAATCGCAAGTGTCCTAGATGGCCCAGAAATAAGGAGAGGTGATATAGTAGCTTTCCAAAGGTTCTCTCTCCAGGTGCAGTCACTAGTTGGTCTGTTGCAAACACTAGGACTTGAGGGAGAAGTGGAACTGAATTGTGGCTCTCACGTTGCCCGTCTGATAAGCAAGCTCCCTCCAGAGCAAAGAGCTGACTTTCGTCGACATCAGTTCAAACAGCCTGGCACCACCTACACCCTTCATGACTTATCTGAATGGCTACGCCAGGAGTCATGGTGTCAAGGGTTCGATAGCCAAGCTGGTGGGACGGGTAGCAGAGAACGGACCTGCAGAAAGGCGGATGCCCATCCCTTCAAACAGACTGTAACAGTCCTACATAATGTAAAAGGACCCTCCGAACACACTTCCCTGTTACCAAAGGAGAGTCGAGTTAGAGGGAAGAATAAGCCTATTGTGCTTACTGCGAGAGCACAGAACATTATTTCAGTCAATGTGATGGTGTGGCTAAGCTCTccaaagaagaaataaagaattggATTCAAGTCAACAAACGATGCTGGCGTTGTGCCCGAAATCATCTAGCGGCTCAATGCACACTGAAGAAGCCCTGCAGTCTTTGCCAAGGAAAACACCTGCTGGCTCTTCATGAGGTAAATGTCAGAACTGAAAGATACGACACGGGTGTCTCTGCAAAGGAAGAAAGTTGCCTTACCAATTCAGCGTCAGGTTCCCTCTACTTAGATCGACATGGGGTCGGCCATCGTGTTTTGCTCAAGATTGTACCTGTGGTTCTAAGTTATGGGCAACACACTCTAGATACCTTTGCAATCCTGGATGACGGTTCCGAGCGAACCATGTTGCTCCCAGCTGCTGCAAAAATCCTTGGTCTGGTGGGCATCCCCGAGGATCTTCCTTTACGCACCGTCCGTTACGATATTCAGATGTTACATGGACGTAATGTATCTTTCAGTGTCTCTGCAGCTACTAATCCTGGGTTGCAACACAAGATTGAGGGAGCATTTACAGCTGACAGCCTCAACTTAGCTCATCATACATATCCTGTTGATCAGCTGCGGAGGAAGTATAAACACCTGCAAGGGATCCCAGTGCCGGCGTTGAAGCGAGTCGAACCACTGCTCCTTATTGGTTCAGACCAGCCGCACCTGATAACCCCCATAGAACCGGTTCGGCTTGGCCCACCTGGCAGTCCAGCAGCTGTCCATACACGGCTGGGGTGGACCCTTCAGGGACCAAGATGGGGCGGCCAACCCAGCCTGCCCTAAGCTTATACACGTCCTCCCAATCGGATGAGTTATTTAAGCATGTAGAGCGGCTCTGGCAGATGGATGCAGTGCCTTACACATCTGAAAAGGAAGTGACCCGGTCAAAGCAGGATCTTCAAGCTGTGGCTCTACTTGAAGCTAAAACGATTCGCATAATGGTGGATGGCGTGCTGAGGTATGCCACACCTCTCCTCCGTCATGCACAGATGCCACAACTGAACGCACCAAAGGAATCTGTCATGGCCATGCTTCGAAGCACAGAGAAACGCCTACTAAAGGATTCCCACCAGACTGATGCTTACAGAGCAGAAATACAGAAGCTGATTCATTCTGGGGCCGTAAAAGAAGTAACACAAAACACCTCATCAAAGGGGAGCTGGTACATTCCCCATCATCTCGTCAGTCATAATGGGAAGAATCGCCTGGTTTTCAACTGCTCTCGTAAATACCTTGGACAGTCCCTGAATCAGTTTCTGCTGCCTGGTCCCACACTTGGAGCCCCTTTACTGGGAGTCCTAATTAGGTTCCGTGAATATCCCATAGCTGTGAGTGGTGATATCAAGGGGATGTTCCATCAAGTACTTCTCCAGGAGGATCGCCCCCTGTTGAAGTTCCTTTGGCGGGATTTGAAGGTGGATGAACCTCCTAAAATCTTTGAGTGGCAGGTCCTGCCCTTTGGGACAACCTCAAGCCCCTGCTGTGCAACATTCGCTCTACAGCGTCATGTGACAGAACACACCCAGCCCGATGACTACCTAAGATTCTCCATTGAGAAGTGTTTCTACGTAGACAACTGTCTACAAAGTGTTAGTTCACCTGAAGAAGCCAAAATCCTTGTAGGCTTTGAGTTACGTCAGTGGGCTTGCAACGACCCCAGTGTTGTGAGTCATTTGCCCCCTGAAGCGAGATCTCAAAGCCTGGATCTGTGGTTAGCAGAAGACAAATCCAACTCTTCAGAGACGACACTTGGGCTCAGTTGGGACTGGAATACAGACTCTTTGGGCTATAAGCACAGACCTGTGACCTATGACATGCCAACTCTTCGAAACATCTATAGAGTTCTAGCGACACAGTATGACCCTTTAGGCTATCTGTTACCTTTCACTACTCGGGCCAAGCTCCTCCTTAGGCAGTTGTGGGATAAGAAGCATGGTTGGGATGACTCAAACCTTCCATCCACACTCCTTCAAGCTTGGAATGACTGGGAGGCAGAGCTTAAGTTTCTACCTCAGCTTACTTTCCCACGCGCTTATGCTCCTACCCAAACCAACTTAGAAGAGGACGTCCGTGAAGTGCACATCTTCGCAGATGCATCTGAGAAAGCCTATGGAGCTGTAGCTTATATGAGGACTGAAGAGTGCGGCGGTCAGGTTCATCTCACCTTCATCCTAGCTCGTTCCCGTGTAGCTCCAAAACGCACCCTCTCTATCCCTCGCCTAGAGCTCTGTGGAGCCTTGGTGGCAGCACAGTTGGGCAGTATCCTGAGGAAAGAACTCACCTCGACTATCAGGACTCGACAACTGTCCTCAACTGGTTGAGCTCGCAGTCCTGTCGCTATAAAATCTTTGTAGGAGCCAGGATAGCTGAGATACAGGAGTTGACAGAAAACTGTACCTGGCGCTATGTAGACTCCGAAAGTAATCCAGTGGATGACCTGACAAGGGGAAAGGCTCTGGCAGAACTCAAAGTGCCAAACAGGTGGTCAGATGGACCCCCCTTTCTGCTCCACAGTCCCGACACATGGCCAGAAAAGCCTAACTCTGAGCCCTTTAATGAGGAATCAGAGCTCCAAAAGGCTGTCTTCTGTGGAACAGTAACCACCTCCGCATCTATCTGTCGGGATGAAATGGAGTACAAGACATGGCAGGAGCTCTTGGATGCTTCTGTTAAGAAACTTCAAGGACAAACGCTCTCAACTTCACCTCGTGCTGAGGAATATCAGGCTGCAGAACAGGCTCTCCTTAGGCGAGCTCAACAGGAGTCATTTCCAGAGGAATGTCGTTTACTTGCCGAAGCGAAATCTGTTTCATCCAGAAGTCGCTTACTCACCTTGGCACCTGAACTGGATACCTCAGCAGGCCTTATCAGAGTAGGAGGTCGACTACGACGTCTAGGAGGTCTTGACGGATCGACAGTGCATCCTATTGTCCTCGATCCTACTCACCCCTTCACACGTCTTCTCATCCAGAAATACGACATTGATCTCCATCATCCAGGCCCTGAATGGGTTTTTGCAGAGTTACGGAGATCTTACTGGATACTGCGCGGAAGAGAAGCAATACGCAAATACCAGCGCACCTGTCCTGAGTGCCAGCGTTGGAGGGCGCAACCCTCAATTCCGAGGATGGCTGACCTTCCTGCCGCTCGGCTTAGGTTGTACAAGCCCGCCTTTTACTCCACTGGTGTTGACTGCTTTGGGCCCATGATTGTGAAAATAGGAAGACGGCAGGAGAAACGCTGGGGTATCATTTTCAAGTGTCTGACAACGAGGGCAGTACACTTGGATCTCCTAAGTAGCCTGGATGCAGATGCTTTCCTTATGGCCCTGAGACGATTTATCGCCCGAAGGGGAAAGCCTGCAGAGCTATGGTCTGATTGTGGGACCAATTTTAAGGGAGGAGATCGGGAACTCAGAGAAGCCTTTGCCAACATGTCAGAGACACTGCAGGGGCAGCTAGCCTCCCAGAAGATTAAATTTCAGTTTAATCCCCCAGCAGCTCCACATTTTGGCGGAGTGTGGGAGCGAGAGGTTCGTTCAGTGAAGGCAGCTCTCCGAAGCTGTGTGGGTTCCCAACCTCTACAGGAGGAGGTACTTCTTACAGTTCTTCTGGAGGTGGAATCGATACTGAACTCAAAGCCTTTGGGATATGTATCAGCTGACGTGGCAGACGTGGACCCTGTGACTCCAAATAGTCTCCTCATGGGGCGGCCTGAGAAGAAGCAGCCCCATGTTTACGGCTGCTTCTTATTTCCCACTTGTAAATATGGCGTGTCCCATGTGTTTACATATTCACTGTGATGCAGATGGAAGTCAGGAAGAGCAGTATTACATTTCTGGCAGATTCATTCTTCCTCCCTCTGGGCCACAATAAAACCTGAACACATGAAAACTCTGGCTGTCAGTCTGCACGTTTAAATGACTGCTTTGTTTTACATTACGACGAGTCTCTTTGTGCAGAGTGTGAAATCAAGCGATTTACCACATAATGTTGCATGCATAAGAGGATTCTGTTGTGTAGATTaattaaaagctaattaaaCACCACAGTGTAAATGTCTGCGGCTGCGTTAGCTAAAACCTCGGGTGGCTGTGGAGTTTACTCAGCCTTACATGGACACGGCTTAATCACAGGAAAACCAATTAAAGTCTTGTAGTGTTTTCAGGCCACCATTTTTACAGCAGGTTCACTTCTGTTATTTCTAGCTTAcgttaaattattgtttttaaatcttatgAATGCTTTTGATAGCTTCTTAACATACTATTTATGCTTGTATGTagtttaaaagtatttaattataAGTAAAAGCGAGGATTTCTTTTAAAGATGACTTCAGAGGAACAGaagtttttgaaatgtgttattttaaaagattttcttcctgaaaactctaatctcagaaatgttgtaTTAAACTGTAAACCTTCATTTGGCTGTGATTTTACTGTTGTTGAAGTTCAAACTGTTCTCTCTGTATCCAAAATGAAAGTCAATCGGTTAACTTAGACGCTCTCTGTGTCATGATGTGGTGTGGAAGTGGACCCAAACGCAGCAGGCAGTAGTCATAGAAATAAACAgatgttttaatgaagaaaattagacaacaaaaaatccaaaacccAAGGGtacaagaaaatccaaaaaccaaacaaactggaaacagGAGGGAACCACAGGTAATCCAGGAAGGGAAGCATGGGCAGTGACAATCAGGGTGACAAGACAGACTGGCAAGTTGTGACTGGGATAGAGGAACTTAAATACTGGGAGGTAGTAAATGGAACAATGGCCTAGCTAGATGAGAGGAGtgattgcaggtgtgagtaATTGGCACAGGAGCTGACTGAGGGGCGGGGAGAAGATGGCACAGGGAAACTA
It encodes:
- the LOC116729480 gene encoding uncharacterized protein LOC116729480, encoding MEPDRASFPDVRPKRQSRRPSRFDDFEVEYTHHSIREMPHWEIPPPIPRHVEHQPQYSTAPPRYGDSDVTCSPTSPQLERSEQGRNFRDLTPEVFPYNLLETPIQPSHTGFRALQVEREKLLQSQEVLQEGLRELNEARSDIKALIEVAHSLRKDMAQLTASKYPIYQPPMSSSERVYTTNTRPIKDEDEEEWPDPPPWPEPGEELHTGFSKLKVEEQYSDYGLQYYPPPNTASLPRKSFLPTRIPQEHRGNVFHASSQHVEPSSKWASINAGLLQPNPVQVEPHTSVTGAACEMSNWHNSAPPLSSEAVYRGPKPTIPKFLHSDPTEFARLRMALENLLPRNATELFKYQILVDHLKFDEARLIADAYLNSPKPYTDTMAALHDKFGQPHQLALRKIASVLDGPEIRRGDIVAFQRFSLQVQSLVGLLQTLGLEGEVELNCGSHVARLISKLPPEQRADFRRHQFKQPGTTYTLHDLSEWLRQESWCQGFDSQAGGTGSRERTCRKADAHPFKQTVTVLHNVKGPSEHTSLLPKESRVRGKNKPIVLTARAQNIISVNVMVWLSSPKKK